In Xyrauchen texanus isolate HMW12.3.18 chromosome 13, RBS_HiC_50CHRs, whole genome shotgun sequence, a single genomic region encodes these proteins:
- the ube3a gene encoding ubiquitin-protein ligase E3A isoform X1, translated as MKRAAAKHLIERYYHQLTEGCGNEACTNEACGSSPGFQRMDNNAAAIKALELYKNNAKLCDPHPSKKGASSVFPENSAKGAHNFSACSNGKMNHKDLQATREDFRDLNSLTEEKVYEILSLCSESGDYSPLIRVIGRVFSSAESLVQSFHKAKQHTKEELKSLQAKDEDKDGDEEETASGSSTAMEVEPEASASSGDGPSNGENNVQKLGPVEVSVDIEAVRRVYDRLLSNEKIEAAFLNALVYLSPNVECDLTYHNVYATDPNYLNVFIIVMENSNLHSPEYLEIALPQFCKAMSKLPLPALAKLAWLWSQYGADQIRRLIETFQQLITYTVISNEFSSDNLVNEDDGVVAATKCLKIVYYANVLGGDVDTDHNEEEDDEPIPESSELTLQELLGEERRNKKGPRVDPLETELGIRASDCRKPLIPFEDFINEPLNEVLEMDKDYTFFKVETESKFSFMTCPFILNAVTKNLGLYYDNRIRMYSERRITALYSLVQGQQLNPYLRLKVRRDHVIDDALVRLEMIAMENPADLKKQLYVEFEGEQGVDEGGVSKEFFQLVVEEIFNPDIGMFAYDESTKLFWYNPSSFENEGQFTLIGIVLGLAIYNNCILDVHFPMVVYRKLMGKKGTFRDLADSHPVLYQSLKDLLEYEGNVEDDMMITFQISQTDLFGNPLMHDLKEGGDKIPVTNENRKEFVALYAEYMLNKSVEKQFKAFRRGFHMVTNESPLKYLFRSEEIELLICGSRNLDFQALEESTEYDGGYNKDSCIIKDFWETVHSFGQEQKRLFLQFTTGTDRAPVGGLGKLKMIIAKNGPDSDRLPTSHTCFNVLLLPEYSTKEKLKERLLKAITYAKGFGML; from the exons AT GAAGCGAGCGGCTGCAAAGCATTTAATTGAGCGCTACTACCACCAGTTAACAGAGGGCTGTGGAAATGAGGCCTGCACGAATGAGGCTTGTGGCTCTTCTCCGGGTTTCCAGCGCATGGATAACAATGCAGCGGCCATCAAGGCCCTGGAGTTATATAAGAATAATGCCAAACTGTGTGATCCTCATCCCTCTAAGAAAGGAGCCAGTTCAGTCTTCCCGGAGAACAGTGCCAAAGGAGCTCACAACTTCTCTGCGTGCAGTAACGGGAAGATGAACCATAAGGACCTGCAAGCCACAAGGGAGGACTTTAGAG ATCTGAATTCTTTGACGGAGGAGAAGGTGTATGAAATCTTGAGCCTCTGTAGTGAATCTGGAGACTATTCTCCTCTAATCCGTGTCATCGGTAGGGTTTTCTCAAGTGCAGAGAGCCTCGTCCAGAGTTTCCACAAGGCGAAACAGCACACCAAGGAGGAGCTCAAGTCCCTTCAGGCCAAGGATGAGGACAAAGATGGAGATGAGGAAGAGACAGCCTCTGGTTCATCCACAGCCATGGAGGTGGAACCTGAGGCCTCGGCATCAAGTGGAGACGGGCCATCCAATGGCGAGAACAACGTCCAAAAGTTGGGCCCTGTTGAAGTTTCTGTAGACATTGAGGCAGTTAGAAGAGTGTACGACAGACTTTTATCAAACGAGAAGATCGAAGCTGCATTCCTCAATGCATTAGTCTACCTGTCGCCCAATGTAGAGTGTGACCTTACCTATCATAATGTGTACGCCACCGACCCTAATTACCTGAACGTCTTTATTATTGTCATGGAGAATAGTAACCTCCACAGTCCGGAATACCTGGAGATCGCCCTGCCTCAGTTCTGCAAGGCCATGAGCAAGCTACCTCTTCCGGCTCTGGCCAAGCTTGCATGGTTGTGGTCTCAGTATGGTGCAGACCAGATCCGACGTCTAATCGAGACCTTCCAGCAGCTTATAACCTACACTGTCATCAGCAACGAGTTCAGCAGTGACAACCTGGTCAATGAGGATGATGGTGTTGTGGCAGCCACCAAGTGCTTGAAAATCGTCTACTATGCAAACGTGCTGGGTGGCGACGTGGACACGGATCACAATGAGGAGGAGGATGACGAACCGATCCCAGAGTCCAGCGAGCTGACACTGCAGGAGCTGCTGGGAGAGGAACGACGGAATAAGAAAGGCCCACGCGTGGATCCACTGGAAACAGAACTGGGCATTCGTGCTTCAGACTGCCGAAAACCTCTTATCCCTTTTGAGGATTTCATCAATGAGCCGCTTAATGAGGTGCTGGAAATGGACAAAGATTACACCTTTTTTAAGGTGGAGACCGAGAGCAAGTTCTCCTTTATGACCTGCCCATTCATTCTTAATGCTGTGACAAAGAATCTAGGCCTGTACTATGATAACAGGATCCGTATGTACAGCGAGCGCAGGATTACTGCCCTCTACAGTTTGGTGCAGGGACAACAGCTGAACCCCTATCTGCGACTCAAAGTGCGCAGAGACCACGTCATAGATGATGCTCTTGTCAGG CTGGAGATGATTGCCATGGAAAACCCAGCAGACTTGAAGAAACAGCTGTATGTGGAGTTTGAGGGCGAGCAAGGTGTAGACGAAGGAGGAGTATCCAAAGAGTTCTTTCAACTCGTTGTAGAGGAGATCTTTAACCCAGATATAG GCATGTTTGCCTATGATGAAAGCACAAAACTTTTCTGGTACAACCCTTCATCATTTGAAAATGAAGGCCAGTTCACCTTGATAGGCATTGTCTTGGGCCTAGCTATCTACAATAATTGCATTCTTGACGTACACTTCCCTATGGTGGTTTACAGAAAACTAATGGGAAAGAAAGGAACGTTTCGAGACCTTGCAGACTCTCATCCG GTTCTTTATCAGAGTCTGAAGGATCTTCTGGAGTATGAGGGAAATGTAGAAGACGACATGATGATTACCTTCCAGATCTCACAGACAGACCTGTTTGGAAATCCGCTAATGCATGATTTAAAGGAAGGCGGCGACAAAATTCCTGTTACCAATGAAAACAGAAAG GAATTTGTGGCACTCTATGCAGAGTACATGCTGAACAAAAGTGTGGAGAAACAGTTCAAGGCCTTCAGAAGAGGATTCCACATGGTTACTAACGAGTCTCCTTTAAAGTATCTATTTCGATCAGAGGAAATTGAGCTGCTTATTTGTGGCAGCAGG AATCTTGACTTTCAAGCACTTGAAGAAAGTACAGAATATGATGGTGGATACAACAAAGACTCCTGTATTATTAA GGATTTCTGGGAGACGGTGCACTCTTTTGGGCAGGAGCAGAAGAGGCTGTTTCTTCAGTTCACCACTGGCACAGATAGAGCTCCTGTTGGAGGCTTAGGCAAACTGAAGATGATTATCGCCAAAAATGGCCCTGACTCAGACAG GTTACCAACCTCTCATACTTGCTTCAATGTGCTGCTCCTCCCTGAATACTCCACCAAGGAGAAACTAAAAGAGAGACTTCTGAAAGCCATCACTTACGCCAAAGGCTTCGGCATGCTCTGA
- the cnga3a gene encoding cyclic nucleotide-gated channel cone photoreceptor subunit alpha: MAKICTEQSYPPQHRLSVRASDELEHTENGTSRAHSNCEDNSSDMQGISSTGTSQFKETRSSFTVAWAMARLTHFLVMLRIWASQRLHREVERPDSSLERVRGPDLKDLSNQDSNAHSSIGLPDRTHKRIKVNHWPLTVYNMNNCNNTDDKKEDKKEEIKKDEKKRKKDEKDEKKDGDKKEEKKDEKKDDKKDDKKDDKKKEEPQKEIWIMDPATDKYYRWLSIIAAPVFYNLMMLVTRACFNELQNTYTTLWMVLDFTSDVIYYTDTFVRSRTGFLEQGLLVKDAKKLMDHYKKIPQFKYDMLSMIPTDLLMLKVGYNNPELRFNRLFKMARLFEFFDRTETRTNYPNIFRISNLVLYILIIIHWNACIFFAISKTIGFGTDTWVYPNISHPEYGRLARKYIYCLYWSTLTLTTIGETPPPVRDIEYLFVVADFLIGVLIFATIVGNVGAMISNMNASRAEFQAKIDSIKQYMQFRKVSKDLEARVIKWFDYLWTEKKTCDEKEVLKNLPDKLKAEIAINVHLDTLKKVRIFQDCEAGLLIELVLKLQPQVFSPGDYICKKGDIGREMYIIKEGKLAVVADDGITQFVVLSDGAYFGEISILGIKGSKAGNRRTANIRSVGYSDLFALSKDDLMEALTEYPDAKKALEEKGKSILRKDNLLDEAVAAAGADPKDLEEKIHRLEGNLDVMTTKFAKLMAEYTSYQSKIKQRIANMENKVKTIRVEDLSEVVKDKKEEDKK; encoded by the exons TGGCAAG GCTCACCCACTTTCTGGTAATGCTCCGGATCTGGGCATCTCAAAGGCTTCACAGAGAGGTTGAGCGTCCCGACTCCTCCTTGGAGCGAGTCCGTGGACCAGACCTCAAAGACTTATCTAACCAAGACAGTAATGCCCATTCCTCTATAGGCCTTCCTGACAGGACTCATAAgaggat AAAAGTCAATCACTGGCCTCTGACAGTTTACAACATGAACAACTGCAACAACACAGATGA CAAAAAGGAGGACAAAAAAGAGGAAATAAAGAAAGATGAGAAAAAGAGGAAAAAGGACGAGAAGGATGAGAAAAAAGACGGAGACAAGAAAGAGGAGAAAAAGGATGAAAAGAAGGATGATAAAAAGGACGATAAAAAAGACGATAAAAAGAAAGAGGAGCCTCA gaAAGAAATATGGATCATGGACCCAGCCACAGACAAATATTATAGATGGCTCTCAATCATAGCAGCACCAGTTTTTTACAACCTGATGATGCTGGTGACAAG GGCCTGTTTCAATGAACTtcaaaacacatacacaaccCTTTGGATGGTCTTGGACTTTACCTCAGATGTAATCTACTATACAGACACATTTGTCAGATCAAGAACAG GTTTCTTGGAACAGGGCCTTCTTGTTAAAGATGCCAAGAAGTTGATGGATCATTACAAGAAAATCCCCCAGTTCAAATATGATATGCTTTCCATGATTCCGACAGATTTATTGATGCTCAAAGTGGGGTACAACAATCCTGAACTTCGTTTCAACCGTCTCTTCAAAATGGCACGTTTGTTTGAGTTCTTTGACCGCACGGAAACCAGAACTAACTATCCGAACATTTTCCGTATCAGCAACCTCGTACTTTATATCCTGATTATTATTCATTGGAATGCTTGCATTTTCTTTGCCATTTCCAAAACTATTGGCTTTGGGACTGACACGTGGGTCTATCCAAACATCAGCCACCCTGAATATGGCCGCTTGGCCAGAAAATACATCTACTGTCTATACTGGTCCACTCTCACTCTCACCACCATTGGAGAAACTCCACCTCCAGTTAGAGACATAGAATATTTGTTTGTCGTTGCAGACTTCCTTATTGGTGTGTTGATTTTTGCTACCATCGTTGGTAATGTCGGTGCCATGATCTCCAACATGAATGCTTCTCGTGCCGAATTCCAGGCCAAGATAGATTCCATCAAACAGTACATGCAATTCCGTAAGGTAAGCAAAGATTTGGAGGCTAGGGTCATCAAATGGTTCGACTACCTGTGGACGGAGAAGAAAACGTGTGATGAGAAGGAAGTCTTGAAGAACCTGCCAGACAAGCTCAAAGCTGAGATTGCCATCAACGTCCATTTAGACACATTGAAGAAGGTGCGAATCTTCCAGGATTGCGAAGCTGGACTGCTTATTGAGTTGGTGTTGAAGCTGCAGCCTCAGGTGTTCAGTCCTGGAGATTACATATGTAAGAAGGGTGACATAGGCAGAGAAATGTACATCATCAAAGAAGGAAAGCTTGCTGTGGTGGCTGATGATGGCATCACTCAATTTGTGGTGCTCAGTGATGGTGCTTACTTTGGAGAAATCAGTATCCTCGGAATCAAAGGCAGTAAGGCTGGAAACAGAAGAACGGCAAATATTCGTAGTGTGGGCTACTCTGACCTTTTTGCCCTGTCTAAAGACGACCTCATGGAAGCACTTACAGAGTACCCTGATGCCAAAAAAGCCCTGGAGGAGAAAGGAAAGTCCATCCTAAGGAAGGACAACCTTCTTGATGAGGCGGTGGCAGCCGCAGGTGCAGATCCCAAAGATCTGGAGGAGAAGATTCACCGCCTGGAGGGCAACCTTGATGTTATGACAACCAAATTTGCCAAACTCATGGCAGAGTACACATCATACCAGAGCAAGATTAAACAGAGGATTGCCAACATGgagaacaaagtgaaaacaataCGAGTGGAGGATCTGTCAGAAGTTGTCAAGGACAAAAAGGAGGAAGACAAGAAATAA
- the ube3a gene encoding ubiquitin-protein ligase E3A isoform X2, translating to MNHKDLQATREDFRDLNSLTEEKVYEILSLCSESGDYSPLIRVIGRVFSSAESLVQSFHKAKQHTKEELKSLQAKDEDKDGDEEETASGSSTAMEVEPEASASSGDGPSNGENNVQKLGPVEVSVDIEAVRRVYDRLLSNEKIEAAFLNALVYLSPNVECDLTYHNVYATDPNYLNVFIIVMENSNLHSPEYLEIALPQFCKAMSKLPLPALAKLAWLWSQYGADQIRRLIETFQQLITYTVISNEFSSDNLVNEDDGVVAATKCLKIVYYANVLGGDVDTDHNEEEDDEPIPESSELTLQELLGEERRNKKGPRVDPLETELGIRASDCRKPLIPFEDFINEPLNEVLEMDKDYTFFKVETESKFSFMTCPFILNAVTKNLGLYYDNRIRMYSERRITALYSLVQGQQLNPYLRLKVRRDHVIDDALVRLEMIAMENPADLKKQLYVEFEGEQGVDEGGVSKEFFQLVVEEIFNPDIGMFAYDESTKLFWYNPSSFENEGQFTLIGIVLGLAIYNNCILDVHFPMVVYRKLMGKKGTFRDLADSHPVLYQSLKDLLEYEGNVEDDMMITFQISQTDLFGNPLMHDLKEGGDKIPVTNENRKEFVALYAEYMLNKSVEKQFKAFRRGFHMVTNESPLKYLFRSEEIELLICGSRNLDFQALEESTEYDGGYNKDSCIIKDFWETVHSFGQEQKRLFLQFTTGTDRAPVGGLGKLKMIIAKNGPDSDRLPTSHTCFNVLLLPEYSTKEKLKERLLKAITYAKGFGML from the exons ATGAACCATAAGGACCTGCAAGCCACAAGGGAGGACTTTAGAG ATCTGAATTCTTTGACGGAGGAGAAGGTGTATGAAATCTTGAGCCTCTGTAGTGAATCTGGAGACTATTCTCCTCTAATCCGTGTCATCGGTAGGGTTTTCTCAAGTGCAGAGAGCCTCGTCCAGAGTTTCCACAAGGCGAAACAGCACACCAAGGAGGAGCTCAAGTCCCTTCAGGCCAAGGATGAGGACAAAGATGGAGATGAGGAAGAGACAGCCTCTGGTTCATCCACAGCCATGGAGGTGGAACCTGAGGCCTCGGCATCAAGTGGAGACGGGCCATCCAATGGCGAGAACAACGTCCAAAAGTTGGGCCCTGTTGAAGTTTCTGTAGACATTGAGGCAGTTAGAAGAGTGTACGACAGACTTTTATCAAACGAGAAGATCGAAGCTGCATTCCTCAATGCATTAGTCTACCTGTCGCCCAATGTAGAGTGTGACCTTACCTATCATAATGTGTACGCCACCGACCCTAATTACCTGAACGTCTTTATTATTGTCATGGAGAATAGTAACCTCCACAGTCCGGAATACCTGGAGATCGCCCTGCCTCAGTTCTGCAAGGCCATGAGCAAGCTACCTCTTCCGGCTCTGGCCAAGCTTGCATGGTTGTGGTCTCAGTATGGTGCAGACCAGATCCGACGTCTAATCGAGACCTTCCAGCAGCTTATAACCTACACTGTCATCAGCAACGAGTTCAGCAGTGACAACCTGGTCAATGAGGATGATGGTGTTGTGGCAGCCACCAAGTGCTTGAAAATCGTCTACTATGCAAACGTGCTGGGTGGCGACGTGGACACGGATCACAATGAGGAGGAGGATGACGAACCGATCCCAGAGTCCAGCGAGCTGACACTGCAGGAGCTGCTGGGAGAGGAACGACGGAATAAGAAAGGCCCACGCGTGGATCCACTGGAAACAGAACTGGGCATTCGTGCTTCAGACTGCCGAAAACCTCTTATCCCTTTTGAGGATTTCATCAATGAGCCGCTTAATGAGGTGCTGGAAATGGACAAAGATTACACCTTTTTTAAGGTGGAGACCGAGAGCAAGTTCTCCTTTATGACCTGCCCATTCATTCTTAATGCTGTGACAAAGAATCTAGGCCTGTACTATGATAACAGGATCCGTATGTACAGCGAGCGCAGGATTACTGCCCTCTACAGTTTGGTGCAGGGACAACAGCTGAACCCCTATCTGCGACTCAAAGTGCGCAGAGACCACGTCATAGATGATGCTCTTGTCAGG CTGGAGATGATTGCCATGGAAAACCCAGCAGACTTGAAGAAACAGCTGTATGTGGAGTTTGAGGGCGAGCAAGGTGTAGACGAAGGAGGAGTATCCAAAGAGTTCTTTCAACTCGTTGTAGAGGAGATCTTTAACCCAGATATAG GCATGTTTGCCTATGATGAAAGCACAAAACTTTTCTGGTACAACCCTTCATCATTTGAAAATGAAGGCCAGTTCACCTTGATAGGCATTGTCTTGGGCCTAGCTATCTACAATAATTGCATTCTTGACGTACACTTCCCTATGGTGGTTTACAGAAAACTAATGGGAAAGAAAGGAACGTTTCGAGACCTTGCAGACTCTCATCCG GTTCTTTATCAGAGTCTGAAGGATCTTCTGGAGTATGAGGGAAATGTAGAAGACGACATGATGATTACCTTCCAGATCTCACAGACAGACCTGTTTGGAAATCCGCTAATGCATGATTTAAAGGAAGGCGGCGACAAAATTCCTGTTACCAATGAAAACAGAAAG GAATTTGTGGCACTCTATGCAGAGTACATGCTGAACAAAAGTGTGGAGAAACAGTTCAAGGCCTTCAGAAGAGGATTCCACATGGTTACTAACGAGTCTCCTTTAAAGTATCTATTTCGATCAGAGGAAATTGAGCTGCTTATTTGTGGCAGCAGG AATCTTGACTTTCAAGCACTTGAAGAAAGTACAGAATATGATGGTGGATACAACAAAGACTCCTGTATTATTAA GGATTTCTGGGAGACGGTGCACTCTTTTGGGCAGGAGCAGAAGAGGCTGTTTCTTCAGTTCACCACTGGCACAGATAGAGCTCCTGTTGGAGGCTTAGGCAAACTGAAGATGATTATCGCCAAAAATGGCCCTGACTCAGACAG GTTACCAACCTCTCATACTTGCTTCAATGTGCTGCTCCTCCCTGAATACTCCACCAAGGAGAAACTAAAAGAGAGACTTCTGAAAGCCATCACTTACGCCAAAGGCTTCGGCATGCTCTGA